A genome region from Bufo gargarizans isolate SCDJY-AF-19 chromosome 2, ASM1485885v1, whole genome shotgun sequence includes the following:
- the LOC122926894 gene encoding uncharacterized protein LOC122926894, with amino-acid sequence MPNTAHSGQGPADEAVPPVELTPSGEDGHVLTPCDGAFDLQASLSSAIAAAMGSMTSVISQSIAQALTAHPATSQTPQPVMVSSPTGPGPSASRKRNNGDDVSTNVGALGPRKRARTRRAERTRNWKSARALQDMDTDSEIGSEEEALDDAFEEAEEDPSGVMEDNPLPGCSSMVSAAGVSLTDPSGEPLFDPDSLHHPRSAEWLPLEHVSKYLEARVRCPLSKEARNKLRAECPRPIIPNRVCETPVVDPKMTQFLAKSGWNPRKGLESALRACQDKLLDIFGPLAKIFDLAEVAKVEGKLVDPLELREWVQRAICVAGNVNTSLAIERRKAILFKVEPKLSNLALTEAGKEAQGLLFGESFIKDLGRFVGAFTALDKAQSSMKRVFHGRVSTRAGSFRSRLSGRAHFQSRATGRGSFSQRPAFQEQRRESSSFFPSRGGSWRPRGYRGNPGSRRPYG; translated from the coding sequence ATGCCTAACACTGCACATAGCGGCCAGGGCCCTGCAGATGAGGCTGTTCCTCCAGTTGAATTAACCCCTTCGGGGGAGGATGGTCATGTTTTGACCCCTTGTGATGGAGCTTTTGATTTGCAGGCGTCACTGTCTAGCGCCATTGCTGCTGCCATGGGATCTATGACTTCGGTCATTTCCCAATCGATTGCCCAGGCCCTTACTGCCCATCCCGCTACCTCCCAAACCCCGCAGCCCGTCATGGTGTCCTCACCCACCGGGCCAGGgccatctgcctccagaaaaCGGAATAACGGTGATGATgtttccaccaatgttggcgcgcttggtccgcgcaagagagcccgtacgcgtcgggcagaacgcacgcgcaactggaaaagtgctagagcactgcAGGACATGGATACCGATTCTGAGATCGGATCTGAGGAGGAGGCTTtagatgacgcctttgaggaggcagaggaggacccatCAGGGGTCATGGAAGATAACCCCTTGCCAGGGTGTAGCTCCATGGTTTCGGCAGCAGGTGTGTCCTTGACAGACCCATCAGGGGAACCGCTCTTTGACCCGGATTCCCTACACCACCCTCGGTCTGCGGAGTGGTTGCCGTTGGAGCAcgtctccaaatatttggaggcccGTGTGCGTTGCCCCCTCTCCAAAGAGGCGCGCAACAAGCTTAGGGCAGAATGCCCCAGACCCATAATCCCGAACAGGGTTTGCGAGACTCCAGTGGtagaccccaaaatgacccaattcctcGCCAAATCTGGGTGGAATCCGAGAAAGGGTCTGGAGTCAGCCCTGCGTGcgtgtcaggacaagctcctggacattTTTGGCCCACTGGCAAAGATTTTCGACTTGGCCGAGGTTGCCAAGGTCGAGGGTAAGCTGGTAGACCCTCTAGAGCTGCGCGAGTGGGTGCAGCGCGCGATTTGCGTAGCAGGAAACGTTAACACGTCCCTGGCTATTGAACGGCGCAAGGCCATACTTTTCAAGGTTGAGCCTAAACTCTCCAACTTGGCGCTTACCGAAGCCGGTAAGGAGGCTCAGGGCCTGCTGTTTGGCGAGTCCTTTATTAAAGACTTAGGACGGTTCGTCGGTGCGTTTACAGCACTCGATAAGGCCCAAAGTTCTATGAAGCgggtgtttcacggtagggtctctaccagggccggcagtttcaggagccgtctgtccggccgtgcccactTTCAGTCCCGTgctacgggcagaggctccttctcccagagacCTGCGTTCCAGGAGCAGAGGCGAGAGTCCTCATCCTTTTTCCCCTCCCGGGGAGGATCCTGGAGGCCTAGAGGATACAGAGGAAACCCTGGTTCCAGACGACCTTACG